From Haemorhous mexicanus isolate bHaeMex1 chromosome 1, bHaeMex1.pri, whole genome shotgun sequence, one genomic window encodes:
- the TPPP gene encoding tubulin polymerization-promoting protein, which produces MAEKSAKPAKRLSSDSNSHEGATAGEISALEEAFRKFAVHGDTRATGKEMHGKNWSKLCKDCNIIDGKNVTTTDVDIVFSKIKGKSVRTITFEQFKEALQELSKKRFKGKSDEEALQEMYKLIEGKGPGLTGVTKTVASPTVSRLTDTSKFTGSHKERFDASGKGKGKAGREDLVDNSGYVSGYKHAGTYDHKVQGNNSNDN; this is translated from the exons ATGGCTGAAAAATCGGCGAAACCAGCAAAACGGTTATCCTCAGACTCAAACTCCCATGAGGGCGCTACGGCAGGAGAAATAAGTGCTCTGGAAGAGGCCTTTAGAAAATTTGCAGTCCATGGTGATACAAGAgccacaggaaaagaaatgcatgGGAAGAACTGGTCAAAGCTATGTAAGGACTGCAATATCATAGATGGGAAGAATGTGACGACCACAGATGTTGACATCGTCTTCAGTAAAATCAA GGGAAAGTCTGTAAGAACTATTACTTTTGAGCAGTTTAAGGAAGCTCTTCAAGAACTCTCCAAGAAGCGATTTAAAGGCAAAAGTGATGAGGAAGCACTTCAAGAAATGTATAAACTAATTGAAGGAAAAGGCCCAGGTTTAACTGGAGTAACG AAAACCGTTGCATCTCCAACTGTTTCACGCCTTACAGATACTTCAAAATTCACGGGTTCTCACAAAGAGAGGTTTGATGCcagtgggaaaggaaaaggcaaagctgGCCGAGAAGATCTGGTGGATAACTCAGGATATGTATCTGGTTATAAGCATGCAGGCACATACGATCATAAAGTACAAGGAAACAA